A genome region from Dolichospermum compactum NIES-806 includes the following:
- the ppc gene encoding phosphoenolpyruvate carboxylase, protein MKSMKAEHIDFPVLHSELFLRHRLQVVEELWESVLRQECGQEMVDLLRQLRDLCSPEGQATNDLAASAVELIEQLNINEAIRAARAFALYFQLINIIEQEYEQKQQLNRYSGETDDEVFPSIIYSTNQREEELPITKEIGSDLMTSETPQKGTFAALFPLLFKLNVPPQQIQRLISQLDIRLVFTAHPTEIVRHTIRDKQRQVVHLLQKLDEAQNRASSYPWETLEVKERLLEEIRLWWRTDELHQFKPTVLDEVDYALHYFQEVLFDGITQLYKRFKYSLGETFPWLQPPTTNFCSFGSWVGSDRDGNPSVTPEVTWKTACYQRKMVLERYIKSVKELVSLLSVSMHWSDVLPDLLESLELDQSQLSGVYDDLALRFRQEPYRLKLSYILKRLENTRDRNLALYNRETPNNEDAPMYRSGTEFLTELLLIQRNLTETGLSCRELENLICQVEIFDFNLTQLDIRQESSRHADAINEILEYLQLLPQSYNELSEEQRIAWLTSELQTRRPLIPAELPFSEKTNDVIETFRILRSLQQEFGIKICQTYIISMCREVSDVLEVLLLAKESSLFDPVVAVGTIRIVPLFETVEDLQRSRGVMRQLFELPLYRAMLGGGYAAINNSEEQAAPSIAILNPNLQEVMLGYSDSNKDSGFLSSNWEIHKAQKSLQKIAEGYGVNLRIFHGRGGSVGRGGGPAYEAILAQPGHSISGRIKITEQGEVLASKYSLLDLALYHLETITTAVIQASLLGTGFDDIEPWNEIMEELSHASRQHYRNLIYEQPDFIDFFHQVTPIEEISQLQISSRPARRPSGKKDLSSLRAIPWVFSWTQTRFLLPSWYGIGTALQEFLDAEPEQHLKLLRYFYLKWPFFKMVISKAEMTLAKVDMEMARHYVDELSNPEDKPRFEKVFEQISSEFFLTRDLVLKITGHQKLLDGDPVLQRSVQLRNGTIVPLGFIQVSLLKRLRQSKNAPTTGVIHSRYSKGELLRGALLTINGIAAGMRNTG, encoded by the coding sequence ATGAAAAGTATGAAAGCTGAACATATTGATTTTCCAGTGCTACACTCAGAATTATTCTTACGTCATCGTCTACAGGTAGTAGAGGAATTGTGGGAGTCGGTGCTGCGTCAAGAATGCGGTCAAGAAATGGTGGATCTTTTGCGTCAACTGCGGGACTTATGTTCCCCAGAGGGACAAGCCACTAATGACTTAGCAGCCTCGGCTGTAGAATTGATTGAACAATTGAATATCAATGAAGCGATTCGTGCGGCGCGGGCCTTTGCGTTGTATTTTCAGTTGATTAATATTATTGAGCAGGAATATGAGCAGAAGCAGCAATTAAACCGCTATAGTGGAGAAACTGATGATGAGGTTTTCCCTAGTATAATTTATTCTACTAACCAAAGAGAAGAAGAATTGCCTATTACTAAGGAAATAGGTAGTGATTTGATGACATCGGAAACTCCGCAAAAAGGGACTTTCGCGGCTTTATTTCCCCTGTTATTTAAGTTGAATGTTCCACCCCAACAAATTCAACGTCTAATTTCTCAACTGGATATCCGCTTAGTTTTCACTGCACACCCGACGGAAATTGTCCGTCATACTATCCGGGATAAACAGCGTCAGGTGGTTCATCTTTTGCAGAAACTAGATGAAGCCCAAAATCGTGCTAGTAGCTATCCTTGGGAAACTTTGGAAGTCAAGGAAAGATTACTGGAAGAAATTCGCCTGTGGTGGCGGACTGATGAGTTACATCAGTTTAAACCGACGGTTTTGGATGAAGTAGATTATGCTCTTCACTACTTTCAAGAAGTGTTGTTTGATGGTATTACGCAACTATACAAACGCTTCAAATATTCTTTGGGAGAAACTTTTCCCTGGTTACAACCACCAACGACAAATTTTTGCTCTTTTGGTTCTTGGGTAGGTTCAGATAGAGATGGTAATCCTTCGGTGACACCGGAAGTAACTTGGAAAACCGCTTGTTATCAACGAAAAATGGTGTTAGAGCGGTATATTAAGTCAGTTAAAGAGTTGGTTTCTTTGTTGAGTGTATCTATGCACTGGAGTGATGTCCTGCCAGATTTGCTAGAGTCTCTGGAGTTGGATCAATCACAATTAAGTGGGGTGTATGATGATTTAGCATTGCGTTTCCGCCAAGAGCCTTATCGTCTTAAGTTATCTTACATTCTCAAGCGTTTGGAAAATACCCGCGATCGCAATTTGGCTTTATATAATCGGGAAACCCCAAACAATGAAGATGCACCTATGTATCGTTCGGGGACAGAATTTTTAACAGAATTGTTGTTAATTCAACGCAATTTAACGGAAACAGGTTTAAGTTGTCGAGAATTGGAAAACCTGATTTGTCAAGTAGAGATATTTGATTTTAATCTTACCCAATTAGATATTCGTCAAGAATCATCTCGTCATGCTGACGCTATCAATGAGATTCTGGAATACTTGCAACTTTTACCCCAGTCGTACAACGAGTTATCAGAAGAACAGAGAATCGCTTGGTTAACTTCAGAATTGCAAACTCGACGGCCATTGATTCCTGCTGAATTACCATTTTCGGAAAAAACCAATGATGTGATTGAAACTTTCCGAATTTTGCGATCGCTACAACAAGAATTTGGCATTAAAATCTGTCAAACTTATATTATTAGTATGTGCCGCGAAGTTAGCGACGTACTAGAAGTTTTACTCCTGGCCAAAGAATCGAGTTTATTTGATCCTGTAGTTGCAGTCGGGACAATTCGCATCGTTCCTTTGTTTGAAACCGTAGAAGATCTACAACGTTCTAGAGGCGTAATGCGACAACTGTTTGAATTGCCTTTATATCGGGCAATGTTGGGTGGAGGTTATGCCGCAATTAACAACAGTGAAGAACAGGCAGCCCCATCTATTGCTATTCTGAATCCTAACTTACAAGAAGTAATGTTGGGGTATTCCGATAGTAATAAAGATTCGGGTTTTTTAAGTAGTAACTGGGAAATTCATAAAGCCCAAAAATCACTTCAGAAAATAGCTGAAGGTTACGGTGTCAATCTGCGGATTTTTCACGGACGAGGCGGTTCTGTGGGTCGTGGTGGTGGTCCTGCCTATGAGGCGATTTTAGCCCAACCCGGCCACAGTATTAGTGGACGGATTAAAATTACCGAACAAGGGGAAGTCTTAGCTTCTAAATATTCCTTGTTAGACTTGGCTTTGTATCACTTGGAAACCATCACCACAGCAGTAATTCAAGCCAGTTTACTAGGAACAGGATTTGATGATATTGAACCTTGGAATGAGATCATGGAAGAGTTATCTCATGCGTCGCGTCAGCACTATCGTAACCTAATTTATGAGCAACCTGATTTTATTGACTTCTTCCACCAAGTCACCCCCATTGAGGAAATCAGCCAATTACAAATTAGTTCTCGTCCAGCCCGTCGTCCCTCTGGTAAAAAAGATTTAAGTAGTTTAAGAGCAATTCCTTGGGTATTTAGTTGGACACAAACCCGGTTCTTATTACCTTCTTGGTATGGAATTGGCACAGCTTTACAGGAATTTCTGGACGCAGAACCAGAACAACATTTGAAATTACTCCGCTATTTTTACCTCAAATGGCCATTCTTTAAAATGGTAATTTCTAAAGCCGAAATGACTTTAGCAAAGGTAGATATGGAAATGGCACGTCACTATGTTGATGAATTGTCTAACCCGGAAGACAAACCGCGATTTGAGAAAGTTTTCGAGCAAATTTCCAGCGAATTCTTTCTTACCAGAGATTTAGTTTTAAAAATCACTGGACACCAAAAACTATTAGATGGTGATCCGGTATTGCAACGTTCTGTACAATTAAGAAATGGAACAATTGTGCCTTTAGGATTTATCCAAGTTTCCCTATTAAAACGCCTTCGTCAATCAAAAAATGCCCCCACAACCGGAGTAATTCACTCTCGTTATAGCAAAGGAGAATTACTCCGAGGAGCATTATTAACCATCAACGGAATTGCTGCCGGCATGAGAAATACGGGTTGA
- a CDS encoding Uma2 family endonuclease, with protein MTFTADPPYTQTSLPDHTQLPESNGQFVKNFQEHPQSILLTQSIIPVLQKLHADGQYAIGQDSGIYWRITEPPERGAEAPDWFYVPHVPPLLDGKVRRSYVLWQEFIAPLIALEFVSGNGTEERDKTPWQGKFWIYEQVIKPAFYGIYEVSKASVEVYHLMEGQYHLLPPNKRGHYPITPMGVELGIWQGTYQNMELPWLRWWDLDGNLLLDGHETAEYERQRAEYERQRAESERQQAEYEKEKSDRLIAQLRALGVEPEA; from the coding sequence ATGACCTTTACCGCAGATCCTCCCTATACACAAACCAGCCTCCCAGATCATACTCAACTACCAGAATCTAACGGACAATTTGTGAAGAATTTCCAGGAACATCCTCAAAGTATTCTACTAACTCAATCTATCATTCCAGTATTACAAAAACTCCACGCTGATGGACAATATGCTATAGGACAAGATAGCGGTATTTATTGGCGAATAACTGAACCACCAGAACGAGGTGCAGAAGCTCCTGATTGGTTTTATGTTCCTCATGTGCCACCATTATTAGATGGTAAAGTCCGACGTTCCTATGTGCTTTGGCAAGAATTTATTGCCCCATTAATTGCTTTAGAATTTGTATCAGGAAATGGCACAGAAGAAAGAGATAAAACACCTTGGCAGGGGAAATTCTGGATTTATGAACAAGTGATTAAACCTGCCTTTTATGGCATTTACGAAGTTAGTAAAGCCAGCGTGGAAGTATATCATCTCATGGAAGGACAATATCATTTATTGCCACCAAATAAACGAGGTCATTATCCGATTACACCTATGGGAGTAGAATTAGGTATTTGGCAAGGAACATATCAAAATATGGAGTTACCTTGGCTGCGTTGGTGGGATTTAGATGGTAATTTATTACTTGATGGTCATGAAACAGCCGAATATGAACGCCAACGGGCTGAATATGAACGCCAACGGGCTGAAAGTGAACGCCAACAGGCTGAATATGAAAAGGAAAAAAGCGATCGCCTCATCGCCCAATTACGCGCTTTAGGAGTAGAACCAGAAGCTTAA
- a CDS encoding element excision factor XisH family protein, whose product MTHPTTDFWCDTCVSPNTVKTALTKDGWTITDEHLFIQVEDIDFYIDLTAERILAAEKTGKKIAVEIKSFLGASDVTEFHLALGQCLNYRSALRLTQPARILYLAVPVDVYDEFFSRKFIQRIIGEYDLKLLIFNPDQEEIVIWRD is encoded by the coding sequence CTGACGCACCCTACAACAGATTTTTGGTGTGACACTTGCGTAAGTCCTAATACAGTTAAAACAGCCCTGACAAAAGATGGATGGACAATTACTGACGAGCATCTATTTATTCAAGTTGAGGATATTGATTTTTACATAGACTTAACAGCAGAGAGAATTTTAGCTGCTGAAAAAACTGGTAAAAAAATAGCAGTAGAGATAAAATCTTTTTTAGGAGCCTCAGACGTAACTGAATTTCACCTAGCACTTGGTCAATGTCTTAACTACCGTTCAGCACTGAGGTTGACCCAACCTGCTCGGATCTTGTATTTAGCCGTTCCGGTAGATGTTTATGATGAGTTTTTTAGTCGGAAGTTTATTCAAAGAATAATTGGCGAATATGACCTAAAATTACTGATTTTTAACCCAGATCAAGAGGAGATTGTGATATGGAGAGACTAA
- a CDS encoding XisI protein, protein MERLNYKEIVQTILEGHARNRPNNQTEVKLIFDTERNHYQVINIGWQELTRIFGCIIYVEIKDGKIWIERDGTEIGVANELVEAGVPKQDIVLGFKAPYKRKFTEFATS, encoded by the coding sequence ATGGAGAGACTAAATTACAAAGAAATAGTCCAAACAATTCTGGAAGGTCACGCAAGAAATCGCCCAAATAATCAAACAGAAGTCAAATTGATATTTGATACAGAGCGCAATCATTATCAAGTTATTAATATTGGTTGGCAAGAACTAACGCGAATATTTGGTTGTATTATTTACGTAGAAATTAAAGATGGCAAAATTTGGATTGAACGCGATGGCACAGAAATCGGAGTAGCTAATGAATTAGTAGAAGCTGGAGTTCCTAAACAAGATATAGTTTTGGGTTTTAAAGCTCCATACAAACGGAAATTTACCGAGTTTGCTACTAGTTGA
- a CDS encoding small RNA NsiR4-regulated ssr1528 family protein, which translates to MTTENTTGADAIDRAISRGIDFDGSPIPIVKLDLYEQVMGLESGRQRSGVSNTMRSRIVRIGAKHIPQAELDQKLVEAGFAPLKEKEIAFFYGGK; encoded by the coding sequence ATGACTACTGAAAATACCACGGGTGCTGATGCTATTGATAGAGCGATATCAAGGGGAATTGATTTTGATGGTTCTCCTATTCCCATAGTTAAATTAGACCTATATGAACAAGTTATGGGTTTAGAATCAGGCAGACAACGCAGCGGTGTATCCAATACCATGCGGTCTCGCATTGTTCGGATTGGTGCTAAACACATCCCCCAGGCTGAACTTGATCAAAAACTAGTTGAAGCTGGTTTTGCACCTTTAAAAGAAAAGGAAATTGCTTTTTTCTACGGTGGTAAATAA
- a CDS encoding phage holin family protein — translation MDITTLLIVWLVTAVSLWIISKLPLGVEIDSPEKAIFSAAVLGIITALVKPVLKVLFVIPNLATFDLLSGIFTFMIAVACFSIAAWLVDGFRLRFGIWSAILGAFALTLVNNIIYKLLGV, via the coding sequence ATGGATATTACGACGCTGCTAATTGTTTGGTTAGTCACGGCTGTTAGCTTGTGGATTATTAGTAAATTACCTTTAGGAGTGGAAATTGATTCTCCTGAAAAGGCAATTTTTTCTGCCGCAGTTTTAGGTATTATTACAGCATTAGTGAAGCCAGTTCTCAAGGTTTTGTTTGTGATACCAAATTTAGCCACCTTTGACTTATTATCTGGTATCTTCACTTTCATGATTGCTGTTGCTTGTTTTAGTATTGCTGCTTGGTTAGTAGATGGTTTCCGGTTACGTTTTGGGATTTGGAGTGCAATTTTAGGTGCTTTCGCACTTACTCTTGTCAATAACATTATCTACAAATTGTTAGGTGTCTAA
- a CDS encoding cysteine desulfurase family protein: MQVYLDYSATTPTRPEAIAIIQKILMQQWGNPSSLHEWGNRAALVVETARMQVAGLINAVPESIIFTSGGTEADNLAIMGVARCYTTPQHIIISSVEHSAISEPAKMLENWGWEVTRLGVNHQGRVNPEDLTAALRDNTVLVSVIYGQSEIGTVQPIVELGKIMETHGALFHTDAVQVAGRLPLDVQTLPVDLLSLSSHKLYGGLGTGALYVRPGVELIPLLGGGGQENGMRSGTQATPAIAGFGVAAELAAQELETERERLILLRDRLFAILADVPGLMPTGDKIHRLPHHLSFYLEFADGEKISGKTLVRQLNLAGIGISAGAACNSGKLSPSPILLAMGYSQKAALGGIRLTLGKQTTVADIDWTGIVLKQILQRLTPS; encoded by the coding sequence ATGCAAGTATATCTAGATTACAGTGCAACTACTCCGACTCGTCCAGAAGCGATCGCAATTATCCAAAAAATCTTAATGCAACAGTGGGGTAATCCTTCCAGTTTACATGAATGGGGCAACCGTGCCGCCTTGGTTGTGGAAACTGCGCGAATGCAAGTTGCGGGTTTAATTAATGCTGTTCCTGAATCAATTATTTTCACTTCCGGGGGAACGGAAGCAGATAATTTAGCAATTATGGGGGTGGCGCGATGTTACACTACTCCCCAACATATTATCATTTCTAGTGTAGAACATTCCGCCATTTCTGAACCGGCGAAAATGTTAGAAAATTGGGGTTGGGAAGTTACCCGTTTGGGTGTAAATCATCAAGGAAGAGTTAACCCCGAAGATTTAACCGCAGCTTTGCGAGATAACACCGTGTTGGTATCTGTGATTTATGGACAAAGCGAAATAGGAACAGTCCAACCAATTGTAGAATTGGGAAAAATAATGGAAACACACGGTGCTTTATTTCACACAGATGCAGTGCAAGTTGCTGGACGTTTACCGCTAGATGTGCAGACTTTACCTGTAGATTTATTGAGTTTATCTAGTCATAAATTATATGGCGGTTTAGGTACAGGGGCGTTATATGTGCGTCCTGGAGTGGAATTAATACCGCTGCTGGGTGGGGGTGGACAGGAGAACGGAATGCGTTCAGGGACGCAAGCAACGCCCGCTATTGCTGGATTTGGAGTAGCTGCGGAGTTAGCAGCACAGGAATTAGAGACGGAAAGAGAGAGATTGATCCTGTTGCGCGATCGCCTCTTTGCCATTTTAGCAGATGTTCCCGGTTTAATGCCCACAGGTGACAAAATTCATCGTTTACCCCATCATCTCAGTTTTTATTTAGAATTTGCAGATGGGGAAAAAATCAGTGGTAAAACTTTGGTACGTCAGTTAAATTTAGCCGGAATTGGTATTAGTGCTGGTGCAGCTTGCAATAGTGGAAAATTAAGCCCTAGTCCCATTTTATTAGCAATGGGATATTCTCAAAAAGCGGCTTTAGGAGGAATTAGATTAACTTTAGGAAAACAGACAACAGTAGCCGATATTGATTGGACTGGAATAGTTTTGAAACAGATTTTGCAGAGATTAACCCCCAGTTAA
- a CDS encoding DUF655 domain-containing protein has translation MSIFPQIRYFSYIFLLLFTLTGCEQVQSSNQHLAPLPALPQDSLIQVYFNNSESSEYQETYRQQTRLGDDLEKQIVDTIFQAKSSVDVAVQELRLPKVAQILAEKQKSGVKVRLILESNYSRPWSSFNSTEIAKLEKREQERYNEFRKFVDINQDHQITPEEISQRDALAIIQNAQIPWIDDTADGSKGSSLMHHKFMIVDNRFVIITSANFTLSDTFGDFTNPSSLGNTNNLLKIDSSELATLLTEEFNIMWGDGVGGKLDSKFGVTKPVRNPQTITLGNSKVTIRFSPTSPTEPWSNSSNGLIAKTLSASSKTVDLALFVFSDQQLANILEQRHNQNVQIRALIEPQFAYRYYSEALDMMGFALSNNCKYEVDNRPWKNPISTVGVPVLAKGDLLHDKFAVIDNQTVITGSHNWSEAANNGNNETLIVIENPTVAAHYQREFNRLYGKIKPGLPANIKSKIDAEVKKCPQIKQPSSFVNPITTKINLNTASQAELETLPGVGEKLAERIIIARQQQRFTSLQDVDKISGISAKMLAEWEKMITLTSD, from the coding sequence GTGTCTATTTTCCCACAAATCCGTTATTTTTCTTATATCTTTTTGTTGCTATTCACTCTAACTGGTTGTGAACAAGTCCAATCATCAAACCAGCATTTAGCACCATTACCCGCATTACCCCAAGATTCTTTAATTCAAGTTTACTTCAATAATTCCGAATCTTCAGAATATCAAGAAACCTATCGTCAGCAAACCCGGTTAGGAGATGATTTAGAAAAGCAGATTGTTGACACCATTTTCCAAGCAAAATCTTCTGTAGATGTAGCTGTACAAGAATTGCGTTTACCAAAAGTTGCCCAAATATTAGCAGAAAAACAAAAATCTGGGGTCAAGGTTAGATTAATTTTAGAAAGTAATTATTCTCGTCCTTGGAGTAGTTTCAATTCCACAGAAATAGCGAAGTTAGAAAAAAGAGAACAGGAACGATATAACGAATTTCGGAAATTTGTTGATATCAATCAAGATCATCAAATTACACCTGAAGAAATTAGTCAACGGGATGCTTTAGCAATTATTCAAAATGCCCAAATTCCTTGGATAGATGATACTGCTGATGGTTCAAAAGGTAGTAGTTTAATGCACCATAAATTTATGATTGTTGATAATCGTTTTGTAATTATTACTTCTGCAAATTTTACCCTCAGTGATACATTTGGAGATTTTACCAATCCTAGTAGTTTAGGGAATACCAATAATTTATTAAAAATTGATAGTTCTGAATTAGCAACTCTACTCACAGAAGAATTTAATATTATGTGGGGTGACGGAGTAGGAGGAAAACTAGATAGTAAATTTGGAGTGACAAAACCTGTTCGTAACCCACAAACAATTACATTAGGTAATAGCAAAGTTACAATTCGGTTTTCTCCAACATCTCCTACTGAACCTTGGAGTAATTCCAGTAATGGGTTAATTGCTAAAACCTTATCTGCAAGTTCAAAAACAGTAGATTTAGCATTATTTGTATTTTCAGATCAACAACTTGCCAATATTCTCGAACAGCGTCATAATCAAAATGTCCAAATTCGAGCTTTAATTGAACCACAATTTGCTTATCGTTACTACAGTGAAGCTTTAGATATGATGGGATTTGCTTTAAGTAATAACTGTAAATATGAAGTTGATAACCGTCCTTGGAAAAATCCGATTTCTACAGTGGGAGTCCCGGTTTTAGCTAAAGGAGATTTATTGCATGATAAATTTGCCGTCATTGATAACCAAACCGTAATTACAGGTTCACATAATTGGTCAGAAGCAGCAAATAATGGCAATAATGAAACATTAATAGTGATTGAAAATCCTACAGTAGCAGCACATTATCAACGGGAATTTAACCGTCTTTATGGTAAAATAAAACCCGGTTTACCAGCAAATATTAAATCTAAAATTGATGCAGAAGTTAAAAAATGTCCTCAAATTAAACAACCATCATCTTTCGTAAATCCAATTACCACTAAAATTAATCTCAATACAGCAAGTCAAGCAGAATTAGAAACTCTTCCTGGCGTGGGTGAAAAGTTAGCCGAAAGGATAATTATAGCCCGTCAACAGCAAAGGTTTACTTCTTTACAAGATGTAGATAAAATATCGGGAATTAGTGCTAAAATGTTGGCAGAATGGGAGAAAATGATCACATTAACCTCAGATTAA
- a CDS encoding bifunctional orotidine-5'-phosphate decarboxylase/orotate phosphoribosyltransferase, whose amino-acid sequence MKFNDKLNGAIAQNQSLLFIGLDPNPEMLPERYSQKSDPKSMINGLWDWLEFTISQSSDLVCAYKPTLGFYAALGIPGWELLQRTLKAIPAHIPIILDAKHSDLNTSTIFAKTVFEEWQIDAITLSPYAGQDHVAPFLVYPDKAVFILCTTSNPGAVILQQYPTAESPFYLQVVKEAKNWGTPEQLGLEVGTIQPDILAKIRKEAPERVILARSIWCEGGNLKNLLSAGLNYNGDGLLLPVSQDMLGSENLSTQLQFLRAEINQLRTEISQKNSACSVWFPDVCLLNKHPLLDLILQLYDIGCIMFGEFVQASGATFPYYIDLRKIISNPQIFHQIVIAYAEILKDLTYDRIAGIPYGSLPTATGLSLHLNSPMIFPRKEVKAHGTRKVIEGNFNPGEVVVVVDDILISGKSVMEGAEKLKYAGLNVNDIVVFMDHEQGVKDRLRENGYQAHAVLTISEITETLYAAGRISEEQFKTLSEIN is encoded by the coding sequence ATGAAATTTAACGATAAATTGAATGGGGCGATCGCCCAAAATCAGAGTTTACTATTTATAGGACTAGATCCTAATCCAGAAATGCTCCCTGAACGATATTCCCAGAAATCAGATCCCAAAAGTATGATTAATGGTCTGTGGGATTGGTTAGAATTTACTATTTCCCAAAGCAGTGATTTAGTATGTGCCTATAAACCAACTTTGGGATTTTACGCAGCTTTAGGTATTCCGGGATGGGAATTACTACAACGAACTTTAAAAGCTATTCCTGCCCACATTCCGATTATATTAGATGCTAAACATAGCGATCTTAATACTAGTACAATTTTCGCTAAAACTGTTTTTGAAGAATGGCAGATTGATGCGATTACATTGAGTCCTTATGCAGGACAAGATCACGTAGCACCCTTTTTAGTTTATCCCGATAAAGCCGTTTTTATTTTGTGTACAACTTCTAATCCAGGTGCAGTGATTTTGCAGCAATACCCTACAGCCGAATCACCTTTTTATTTACAAGTAGTCAAAGAAGCAAAAAACTGGGGAACACCTGAACAACTGGGTTTAGAAGTAGGAACTATTCAGCCAGATATTTTAGCAAAAATTCGCAAAGAAGCACCAGAAAGAGTAATTTTAGCCCGCAGCATCTGGTGTGAAGGTGGTAATCTTAAAAACTTGCTATCAGCGGGATTAAATTATAATGGTGATGGGTTACTTCTTCCCGTTTCTCAAGATATGTTAGGAAGTGAAAATCTATCTACCCAACTGCAATTTTTAAGGGCAGAAATTAATCAGCTTAGAACTGAAATTTCTCAGAAAAACTCCGCTTGTTCCGTTTGGTTTCCCGATGTTTGTTTATTAAATAAACACCCGCTTTTAGATTTAATTTTACAACTTTATGACATTGGTTGTATCATGTTTGGTGAATTTGTCCAAGCTTCTGGTGCTACCTTTCCCTATTATATAGACCTCCGCAAAATCATTTCTAATCCCCAAATATTTCATCAGATAGTAATTGCTTATGCAGAGATTCTTAAAGACCTAACTTATGATAGAATAGCCGGTATTCCTTATGGTTCTTTACCTACTGCTACTGGATTATCATTACATCTAAATTCCCCGATGATTTTTCCCCGCAAAGAAGTAAAAGCACACGGAACCCGCAAGGTAATAGAAGGTAATTTTAATCCTGGAGAAGTTGTTGTCGTTGTTGATGATATTTTGATCAGTGGTAAAAGCGTAATGGAAGGAGCAGAAAAGTTAAAATATGCAGGATTAAATGTCAATGATATTGTAGTATTTATGGACCATGAGCAAGGTGTAAAAGACAGATTGCGAGAAAATGGTTATCAAGCACACGCAGTTTTAACAATTTCTGAAATTACAGAAACTTTATATGCAGCAGGACGTATTAGTGAGGAACAATTTAAAACCTTATCTGAAATAAATTAG
- a CDS encoding nucleotide disphospho-sugar-binding domain-containing protein: protein MSVGKFIDIAELGKIPPNFIVSNYVPQMQVLQQASVFITHGGTNSTWEALINKVPLVVFPQGGDQYLVANRVEELNIGVWVKQKNIAPLKLRSLVEQIIKDEKIRSNVDLLSDSLIISGGTQKAVDKILEFKQRNSISHVLK from the coding sequence ATGTCTGTGGGGAAATTTATAGATATTGCTGAATTGGGAAAAATTCCCCCTAATTTTATTGTCAGCAACTATGTACCTCAAATGCAAGTGCTTCAACAAGCTAGTGTTTTCATTACTCATGGGGGAACTAATAGCACTTGGGAGGCATTAATTAACAAAGTACCACTGGTTGTATTTCCCCAAGGAGGCGATCAATATTTAGTAGCTAATCGTGTAGAAGAATTAAATATAGGAGTATGGGTAAAACAGAAAAATATTGCTCCATTGAAATTGCGATCGCTTGTTGAGCAGATCATCAAAGATGAAAAAATTCGTAGTAACGTTGATCTATTAAGTGATTCTTTGATAATATCAGGTGGCACTCAAAAAGCAGTAGATAAAATTTTAGAATTTAAACAGAGGAATAGCATTTCTCATGTTTTGAAATAG
- a CDS encoding phytanoyl-CoA dioxygenase family protein, with the protein MKLTTEALKSYEEQGFLFIPECFSREEISVICDQIPNVMDDEAVGRVLEDDQMLTSEIINFLRVDSIFMIVKIGIKFFGIMKNNMMIYRTYASVTPKICCRVRQTA; encoded by the coding sequence ATGAAACTGACAACAGAAGCACTAAAAAGTTATGAAGAACAAGGATTTTTGTTCATTCCAGAGTGTTTTAGCCGTGAGGAAATTTCAGTAATTTGTGATCAAATTCCCAATGTAATGGACGATGAAGCAGTTGGTCGTGTTTTGGAAGATGATCAAATGTTAACCAGCGAAATCATAAATTTTCTACGGGTAGATTCAATATTTATGATAGTCAAAATTGGAATAAAATTTTTTGGGATTATGAAAAACAACATGATGATATATAGGACTTACGCAAGTGTCACACCAAAAATCTGTTGTAGGGTGCGTCAGACTGCATAA